A window of the Desulforapulum autotrophicum HRM2 genome harbors these coding sequences:
- the glgP gene encoding alpha-glucan family phosphorylase, with the protein MENLQVFQVCPSIPEPVRFLDYLSKNLWWCWNHDAIELFRRINPVQWEANQRNPVAFLASISQRRFEAFARDDGFIGHMEQVKARFEAMFSFAPGFEKLEVGSTQTIAYFSMEFGIHESLPLFAGGLGVLAGDHLKASSSLGLPLTGVGLLFRGGYFSQVFDLEGWQQERYPEIDIFDLPVQRALDSQGNEVCVTVESPHGTIKAQVWQLKVGRLRLLLLDTNLVENSPFIRDITARLYTSNLETRVAQEVLLGIGGMRALERLDIFPSVIHMNEGHCAFAGLERIVQIMKKFHVNMDAAFETCKRTSVFTTHTPVAAGHDEFPPSLVLPYVRSFARKFNITEVDLLGWGQMNHGDQNNGFFYMCVLGINLSGYLNGVSRLHGTVARKMWTGIWPGRPVDEVPITHITNGVHILSYISQQKAALFERYLTSDWAGINCTPEMVQRIDNIDDEDLWHVHGIDRSRLIRLCRKVMFEKYSRRNAPRDVLDAVSSVLDHNVLTICFARRFATYKRADLLLMDPERLEAMINSTTRPIQIVFAGKAHPNDNEGKQIIQRIMNFAKRDKVRHRVVFLEDYDINIARYMVQGADVWLNTPRRPNEACGTSGIKAAVNGSLNLSILDGWWCEGYTAQRGWAIGDNCDYKDTAYQDSVESQALYNLLENEVIPCFYDRKRGNPPQRWVQMMKESIKMALGEFSSNRMVREYTNRFYIPAACNMARLTADNAGGAIELARGRQRLKTLWKNLRVMKPSMPPDTGFKVGDTFTLSTTVFLGDLTPEDVEVQIYFGRLKSLDRLDGGRTKTMTLKAESGKNIYLYTCELNCSDAGRFGYTARVIPQGDEILKTTPGLMTWAK; encoded by the coding sequence TTTTGCCCGGGACGACGGTTTTATCGGCCACATGGAACAGGTAAAGGCAAGGTTTGAAGCCATGTTTTCCTTTGCACCGGGCTTTGAAAAGCTTGAAGTCGGGTCCACCCAGACCATTGCCTATTTTTCCATGGAGTTCGGAATCCACGAATCTTTGCCCCTGTTTGCCGGCGGACTTGGTGTTCTTGCCGGAGACCATCTCAAGGCATCTTCTTCCCTGGGCCTTCCCCTCACAGGTGTGGGGCTGTTGTTCCGGGGGGGGTATTTCAGCCAGGTGTTTGACCTTGAGGGGTGGCAGCAGGAACGCTACCCTGAAATTGATATTTTTGATCTGCCGGTCCAGCGGGCCCTTGACAGCCAGGGCAACGAGGTCTGTGTGACCGTTGAAAGTCCCCATGGAACGATCAAGGCCCAGGTGTGGCAACTAAAGGTAGGCAGGTTGCGCCTGCTTCTCCTTGACACCAACCTTGTGGAAAACAGCCCGTTTATCAGGGATATAACGGCCCGCCTTTATACGAGCAACCTTGAAACCAGGGTGGCCCAGGAGGTCCTGCTCGGTATTGGAGGTATGCGTGCCCTTGAACGTCTGGATATCTTTCCTTCGGTGATCCACATGAACGAGGGCCACTGTGCATTTGCCGGACTTGAAAGAATCGTCCAGATCATGAAAAAATTCCATGTGAACATGGACGCTGCCTTTGAAACATGTAAACGAACCAGTGTGTTCACCACCCATACCCCTGTTGCGGCAGGTCATGATGAATTTCCGCCGTCCCTTGTACTTCCCTATGTTCGATCCTTTGCCCGAAAATTCAACATCACCGAGGTTGACCTGCTCGGCTGGGGGCAGATGAACCATGGGGATCAAAACAACGGTTTTTTCTACATGTGTGTCCTGGGTATTAACCTTTCGGGTTATCTCAATGGGGTAAGCCGTCTCCATGGAACCGTGGCAAGGAAGATGTGGACGGGTATCTGGCCTGGACGGCCCGTGGACGAGGTGCCCATCACCCATATCACCAACGGGGTTCATATCCTCTCGTATATTTCCCAGCAAAAGGCGGCCTTGTTTGAACGATATCTGACATCTGACTGGGCAGGCATCAACTGCACCCCTGAAATGGTCCAGCGGATAGACAACATCGACGATGAAGATCTCTGGCATGTGCATGGCATTGACCGTTCCCGACTCATCCGTTTGTGCCGAAAAGTGATGTTTGAAAAATATTCACGACGGAATGCACCAAGGGATGTCCTGGATGCGGTTTCGTCGGTTCTTGACCATAATGTACTGACCATCTGCTTTGCCCGGCGATTTGCAACATACAAACGTGCTGATCTTCTGCTCATGGATCCGGAACGCCTTGAGGCCATGATTAATTCAACGACCCGCCCCATCCAGATTGTATTTGCCGGCAAGGCCCACCCCAACGATAATGAGGGCAAGCAGATCATCCAGAGAATCATGAACTTTGCCAAAAGGGATAAGGTGAGGCACAGGGTGGTTTTTCTTGAAGACTATGATATCAACATCGCACGCTACATGGTCCAGGGGGCCGATGTGTGGCTGAACACCCCGAGAAGGCCCAATGAAGCCTGCGGAACCTCGGGCATAAAGGCAGCCGTTAACGGCAGCCTCAACCTGAGCATCCTTGACGGATGGTGGTGTGAAGGTTATACTGCCCAGAGAGGTTGGGCCATTGGCGATAATTGCGATTACAAGGATACGGCCTATCAGGACTCCGTTGAGAGTCAGGCCCTTTACAATCTTCTGGAAAACGAAGTTATTCCCTGTTTCTATGACCGAAAGCGGGGTAATCCGCCGCAGAGATGGGTACAGATGATGAAGGAATCCATAAAAATGGCCCTGGGGGAATTTTCAAGCAACAGAATGGTCCGGGAGTATACCAACCGGTTCTACATCCCAGCTGCCTGCAACATGGCCAGACTCACGGCTGACAATGCCGGTGGCGCAATTGAACTTGCAAGGGGCCGACAACGGCTTAAGACCCTGTGGAAAAACCTACGGGTGATGAAACCCTCCATGCCCCCGGATACTGGGTTTAAGGTCGGTGATACCTTTACCCTTTCCACAACCGTTTTCCTTGGTGACCTTACACCTGAAGATGTGGAAGTCCAGATTTATTTCGGCAGGCTCAAATCCCTGGACCGCCTGGATGGTGGCAGGACCAAAACCATGACCTTAAAGGCGGAATCAGGGAAAAATATCTATCTCTACACCTGTGAACTGAACTGTTCGGATGCTGGCAGGTTCGGTTATACGGCCCGGGTGATTCCCCAGGGTGACGAAATCCTCAAGACAACCCCCGGTCTCATGACCTGGGCCAAGTGA
- a CDS encoding glycogen synthase, with the protein MTVKRKRPRVLIVTPEVTYLPDDMGNMSNYSAKAGGLADVSAALISALFDLGGDVHVALPDYRSIINGYLPDFFSREMDRIKARLEDKRIHLAEDRIFYYLTHVYSGYSDINLKVALAFQREVMNNIIPRVNPDIIHCNDWMTGLVPAMARQMGIPCLFTVHNIHTVTATLAEIEDRGIDAASFWNHLYFRNPPGNYENARNQNAVDFLTSGVFAAHYVNTVSPTFLKEIIDQRHSFVEPCLRQELANKFHAGCADGVLNAPDPEFNPAIDEMITHNYGPKNHREKKRLNKRYLQELLGLEPDETAPLFFWPSRLDPVQKGCQLLADIAFAVIQRYWKENLQMVFVASGEYQRHFRDIANFHGIKRRMSVNQFSESLSHEAFAGSDFLFMPSRFEPCGLPQMTGCIYGTLPIVYDTGGLHDTVKHLDLDNNRGNGFVFNVHDANGLAWAIDQAMAFYRLDGDAKEVQIRRIMTEGVLEFNHTTCAEKYIGLYERMLQRPMFP; encoded by the coding sequence ATGACGGTGAAAAGGAAACGTCCACGTGTTCTCATTGTGACACCCGAAGTGACCTATCTTCCCGATGACATGGGAAATATGTCCAACTATTCGGCTAAGGCTGGTGGTCTGGCCGATGTTTCCGCGGCCCTGATTTCGGCTCTGTTCGATCTTGGCGGAGACGTTCATGTGGCCCTTCCCGATTATCGATCCATTATCAACGGGTACCTGCCCGATTTTTTCAGCAGGGAAATGGACAGGATCAAGGCCCGGCTTGAGGATAAACGAATTCATCTTGCCGAAGACAGAATCTTTTACTATCTGACCCATGTGTACTCGGGTTATTCCGACATCAACCTTAAGGTTGCCCTGGCCTTTCAGAGGGAGGTGATGAACAACATCATCCCACGTGTAAATCCTGACATCATCCACTGTAACGACTGGATGACAGGTCTTGTACCGGCCATGGCAAGGCAGATGGGTATTCCCTGCCTGTTTACTGTCCACAACATTCACACGGTCACAGCGACCCTGGCCGAGATCGAGGATCGCGGCATAGATGCAGCCTCGTTCTGGAACCACCTCTATTTCAGAAACCCGCCGGGAAATTATGAGAATGCAAGGAATCAAAATGCTGTGGATTTTCTAACCTCCGGGGTTTTTGCGGCCCACTATGTCAACACGGTGAGTCCGACCTTTTTAAAAGAGATCATTGACCAGCGCCACTCGTTTGTGGAGCCCTGCCTGCGCCAGGAACTTGCCAACAAGTTTCACGCCGGGTGTGCAGACGGGGTGTTGAATGCCCCTGATCCAGAGTTCAACCCGGCCATTGACGAAATGATTACCCACAACTATGGTCCCAAAAATCACCGGGAAAAAAAACGGCTCAACAAACGTTACCTCCAGGAGCTCCTGGGCCTTGAACCCGACGAGACAGCCCCGCTGTTTTTCTGGCCCTCCCGCCTGGATCCTGTTCAAAAAGGATGTCAGCTTCTGGCTGATATTGCCTTTGCCGTAATCCAGCGGTACTGGAAAGAAAACCTTCAGATGGTGTTTGTGGCAAGCGGGGAGTATCAAAGACATTTCAGGGATATTGCCAACTTTCACGGGATTAAACGCCGAATGAGTGTCAATCAGTTCAGCGAAAGTCTCTCCCACGAAGCCTTTGCCGGTTCTGATTTTCTGTTTATGCCATCACGGTTCGAACCCTGCGGGCTGCCCCAGATGACAGGATGCATCTACGGTACGCTTCCCATTGTCTATGACACGGGCGGACTCCATGATACCGTGAAACACCTGGATCTCGACAACAACCGGGGTAATGGCTTTGTTTTCAATGTCCACGATGCAAACGGTCTCGCCTGGGCAATTGACCAGGCCATGGCGTTTTATCGGCTTGACGGGGATGCCAAGGAGGTTCAGATTCGACGTATCATGACTGAAGGCGTACTTGAGTTCAACCATACAACCTGTGCTGAAAAATATATAGGACTCTATGAAAGAATGCTGCAAAGACCCATGTTCCCCTGA